Within the Syngnathus scovelli strain Florida chromosome 6, RoL_Ssco_1.2, whole genome shotgun sequence genome, the region AGACCACTTTATTGTCATAATAATCATTTAATTTAATGATTGCAATTATTGCTCAGACAACTATGTATTGATCTTAAGTGGTTCTTAGAATTTGTACTTAATATAAGTTCAGTGATTGACAGAAAAGTATTTTTTATGTTGTACATTAAATACAGACTATTTTTCTGAACAATGTTTAACGCTGtggcttttgtttttatttccatgAATACGTTCTCATCCCCTGTGAAAGGCCGAGGAAGGAGACTCGGTTCCTTGTGGAGGGCCTCGGGGGGAATGCTGACCGGACGGGAAAAGCGGCGTAGGCCCGCTGGAATCTCCTCAAAGTCAAAATCAGCACGAGTACAGAGCCTTCGCCGTGGGAGAGGGGAACCGGGGAATAAGTCTGCATTGTTCAGAgtaccatttttgttttgttgttgttgtggtcaTCTTTTTCTTCTCACCTACAGTCGCTGACCCGCATTCGGCCCACCACAATGATCACACAAGCCCACCATTCAGCATTATAGCAGGACACAATTCTTCTGTTTCTATGGTACTAAAGGATTAAATTGTCAGTAAAGTATAGCAAATAGTTTAAATCAATTATAGAAAATAAAGGATTCTTATAAAATCAAATATAAATCCAATTGCTTTTCGCGTATTTCGACCTTTATCATCTTCCGTAGCCGACACTGTTTCCATAGTAACGATAACTCGTAAAAGTGGAAGTAAACGTTTGTCAACCAAGGTAAAATTGCGCGCCAATTGCCATTTTACGTGACGAGACGGAAAATGTGACAATTAAGtgtatttttgccaactgtGGCACAACTTTTAAAGAAACTTAGGCAGCTAACTAAATGAGTACTAGTCAGGTGAGAAGAACTAGACAATCAACGTCACAACATGTCGGAGGTGCTCCTCACATCTTCAGAAACGGAAGAGGAAGACGCCGATGAAGAGTATGAGGAGGAGGTTGGTGGTTATCTAAGTACACTACTGTAGTTTGAAGAAAGTTTTTGTTCACTTTAAAATTCAGTTTTGAAAACAACTGGGTCACACAAGTGCTAGCATAATGGCAAACCCCAAGTGGGCTAAAATTAGGTACAGTAAAATTTAGTTCCGGGAATAAGGATGTATGAAAGTAAGGAAAGAAGGAAGCTAGACAATGTATGATGGAAAGTAAAGAAGAAAGGATGGAAGGATGATGTAATGGAAGGAATTAAGTATGGGATGGTTTCAAATTAAGGGAAGAAGAATGGAAGGGAGGGAAATTGGAAGTAACATGTAGGGCGGGATTGAAGAACAGGAAAGTGGAGAAAATACTTTGCTCAAACTTATTATTAAGTTTCTCAAGAACCTAGTTTTTGGCCTATCACCTGTTCTTCAGCTTTTATTGATGTGTTTAATCATCTAAAATAActgctttgttttgattgacATCTTAACATCCATTTTGGGACTTCAGACCTCCGAAGAAATCCCAGCATCACTGCTCAGCTACTTTGAGCTCTCCAGAAGCCGAGCGGCAGCTTGTGAGAAGCTCGTCCTGGAGGACCTTGAATGTATGAATACCTCTTAGTTCTCTGTACAGAACTAACACGTGTACATTGATAAAGAAActctaacattttttttctcagaccTCACTGCATTACGAAGCACCGAACGAGTAACACAAGCAAACGTTGCTGTGGTCGATAAGGACACGGAGACAATAAATGAGACGGTAACTGTCTTTCATAACATGACCAAGATACTGACAAGTAAACAAACTGATAAGTTTATGTTTATTGTGTTAAAGGCCACCTCTTCCAGGAAAAAGAAACATACTGACTAAATTGGAGTTTATacaatatttattcatttatttatgacTGCTCTGATGCAGGCAGACACTTTTGATGACCAAAATGAAGACAACAGCGCCACCTCTGGCAGTGATGTGGACGAACAAGAGTTTTCAACTGTGCCCAACGACAGCCAAGGTACAATGCTGCAGGACTGTAAATGCCCACAAGACGGCGCCACAACACAAGCGTGGTGTCTTAGTCATCTTTTTGCAGATGTGGGTAGAAGTGAGCTCCATCTGGACATGGAGCGTAGGAAACGAGAGGAACGAGAGTTTGAGGAGGAGCTACAGAGGATAATTGAGATGGGAAAGGTGAGTTGAAGAAATGTTTTTAGCTAAATACAGGAACAACATCTTGTTTTTCTCTTTTGCAGCTGCGTCGGAAGGAGGCTGATATGATGGAGTTAAAGGCTCAGGAAAAGCTTGAGCGGGAGTTGCAGCTCCAACAGGTTGGTCATGTTGAGGAAATCTAAAAAGTGAAGAATTATTTACAATGTATTGATCCAACAGGAGCGACTCAATGACATGAAACAACAAGTGGAGGAGGAGTTGAAAAAGAGCAAAGAGGAGCAGAGGAGCCTGGTGCAGCgacaggaggaagaggaaaagaaaaggaaagataaagagAGGCAGAAAAGGATAGAAGAGAATCTGAAAGAGCAGCAGCGAGAGGATGAGAAGAGGAAAGAGGAAGCGAGGAAGCAAATAGAGGAAGAAGAGAGGATGAAAGAAAAGGGAAGGATAGGAACAGAAAGTAAAccgaaagaggaagaggaaataACTGGAAGCaaggaggaaaaagaggaaaCAAAGGCCAAAAGGGAGGAAGAGAGGAGGAGGCAGGAAGACAAACGAGTGCAAGAAGAACTGAGGATGAACAAGGAGGAAGACAaaaggcagaaaaatgggaacctcatggaagaagagcaactgacgaggaaggaggaggaggaggacaagaGAAAGCAGGCAGAGAGGAAGGCAAAAGCAGAGGAAGTCCGGAGAAAGAAGATAGTGGAAGTGGAAAGAACAAGGATGGAGGAGAAAGAGGAGAAAACAAACCGGGAGGAAGAGGAAATGAGAAAACTGGAGGCAGAAGTGATGCAAATCAAAGAAGAGTTGATggcaaaggaggaggaggaaggggggagcaaAAAGGAAGTTCACAAACATATGGAGGAGGTGGAAAAGAGGAGGAGAGTGGTAGACCAAGTGGAGAGTACAAGGGGAGAGACGAAACCCAGGGAAATTGAGAATGAAATAAAGAAGAAGAGTGAGCACACGGAAGAAACCAGCCAAAAAACCGAGGAAGAGAACAAGAGGACAAAAGAAGCTGTaaaggaaaaagaagaagaaaaggagaCCAAACAAACGGAAGAAGAAGCAAGGGGAAAGAAAAAGGGCGATGGGGAAATGAGGAGAAAGACGGATGACGTGGAAAGGATGACAAAGCGAGTGGAGCAACATCCAGAGCAAGGAGAGAAAAGGACAGAGGAGAatgaagagaaagaaaaacCAAACCAAGATGAAAGGCTTACAATTAGACTCTCCAGAATTGAAATGGACAGGAACATTCAGGAGAACATTCATGTGAGCATCCATCAAAACATCCCCAAGAACACCCAACAGAACATCTGTGACGACATCCATGTGAACATTCATGACAACATGCATCAAAAGGACATCACTCAAAATATCCTTCAGAACCAGCATGAGAACATCCACCAGAACATCAATGAAAACAAACCTCATAATATTTGCAAGAACATTCAGAACATCCATGAGAACATGCAGGAGAAAATCCATCTGAACATCAATGAGGATTTTCAGAGCTTCCATGAGAACATTCAGGAGAACACCAAAGAGAACATTCAGGGAAACATCCATTCAAACATCCACGAGAACACCCACGAGAACATCAAAGAAAACATTCAGGAGAACATCCATGAGAACAACCATGCAAACATTACGGAGAACATCTGTCTGAACATCCAGCAGAACATCTATGAGAATATTCAGGAAAACATCCAGCAGAGCATCCATGAGAACATTCAGGAGAACATCAAAGAGAACGTTCAGGAAAACATCCAACCAAACGTCCATGAGAAAATTCAGGAGAGCATCCATGAGAACATCCATGAGAACATTCATGAGAACATTCAGAACAGCAAAGATAACATCCATGAGAACATTCCGGAGAACATCCATCAGAACATCAATGAGAACAACCATGGGAACATTCTGGAGAACATCCGTCCAGACATCCACGAGAACCTTCACCAGAACTCCTCAAGCCAAACCTGGCTCACCGAGCTAATGGATCAAAGTAGGCTTTCTTGGATGAAAGTACGCATTCCCTGGTCGGAAATACAGAACAGGAGCAGACGAAGAAGTTCTGTCGGGTCCAGGAGAGAGTCCAGGCGCTCCGCTCGGGACAATGACCTTCCTCCGCTTTGTCCTGACACGCTGCTGCAGGCTGCAGGCAGGGATTCCCTGCAGGAGGTATCCCACTCAAGTCCTGTTCCCACCAAAACCAGCACTTGAATTTGTAATTGGAATTGATGACGCCATTTTGTTTCTTCCAGGTGACCATCTTGGTTCTGGAGAACTTCCCAGGCTGTAATTTGTCCACTCTGTCTCAGTGCGTACGACTCCAGTCTCTCACGCTGAGAAGATGCGGCCTCAAAGTTTTGGAAGGAATCAACCAATTAGCGGAGCTATGCTACGTCGACGTGCAGGTGAACGCCATTTTGAATGATGTCCATTTTGTCAAagtaaaaatgttatttttagatctttttttttcatggtagGAAAATGACATCTCAATGGTGGATTGTGAGAATATGACTGGCCTGAGAGTTCTCAAGATGGGCCACAACAAGCTGACATCCATTCACGGCCTTAGCGGAGCAGAGAACTTGGACGTTCTAGAACTTTCGCACAACTCTATTACACGCATtggtaaacacttttttttggaatgacaaaatgtttttgggtCCATCGCTACCTAATTCAGAAAAGCACATTTATACATTTATAAAATTCGACCTTTGCTGCACTGTCCATGATtctccacaagagggcagtgtTACAATAATTATGCCTCCATTTTGCTCGCCGATGCAAAATGACCTAACTCCTTGACTTCTTGAGTAATTGATCATGTCGGACTCTCAAGAAGTACTTAAAATACTAAACTTGTgtctgcattttattttttcaacgcATGCCGCAAAATTCCACACTTTTTAGCATTTGTGAAACCAAAATTAGAATTGAGTGTAACTTGATTTGTTTCCTATCTTCTAGCTGGTCTCGGCTCCTTGAGGAGACTCCAACGTTTGTCTTTGGACCACAACCAGCTTGTGAGTACTAAAGGGCTGAAGGACGTCTGCACCCTGTTGCACCTTGACTGCTCCCACAACCACCTGGTTGGCGTGGAGTCTTTGGAGAGCAACGTTCTACTCCGTACGTTGGACCTGACCGACAACAGCCTCACTGAGGTACTATTGACCTTTATTCATCTTGAGCTATCGTTTGCATTTCCACTTTTTTCTTTGATTGCAATTAAAATAGATAAatattgcaattaaaaaaataaagtagttaaacaaaatagaattttaaaaataattcatgtAAAATAGACATATTTTTAGGGGGGTATTCTTACCAAAATTTGAACAGACTGTAAGCTACAAAATaattattacattttttaaaaaataaaataaaaatcactcaAGTAAATATGTTTACTATAatgacaaaaccaaataaaaaaagtcaGCAAGCTACaagaaccatttttttttctgtagaaaaaaaattaagtgccggatatttaaaaacaaatcaaaatttattttgttgattttaatttgaaataaaataaataaaatatttaatcaaaataaacatttcgtcaatatttttgtttatttgcaaAGAGAAATAGTCTGGTCATTGTTGATGATTCACATTAATCTAGcaattgaaaaaaatgaaagagcaTATCTAAAAATGTTAAAGCAATAATTGGGCAATGGCGTCATTCCAAGCAATTAACAAGACAAATACAAGAACATATTAGCGGCCTAATTACTTAATGAAACGCTACTTTTCTGCCCGGCTGGACCGTCTGACATTGACGGATGGACCCCACTTAGCGGCAGCCCGCTAACGTTGTTGTaacccacccccacctcccatcgCTAAGTGACAACCGGGCTGTGTTCCTCCATTCCAGCCGCCCGCTCTGCTGGACCACGTCCTCCTCGGGGAGCTTcacatggacgacaacagcctggGCTCCTTGCGTTGCCTACTCGCCGCCTCGTGGCTGCCCCACTTGCACACGCTCACGCTGGCACGCAACAGGTAATCaggaaaatggaaaataatcttCAAATATTCAATTCAATTGAGATGCTTGAAGATTTCGTGGAAGGGGAAGTCTGTCTtgtatctttctttttttttttaaatcaacaatCAACAAAAGTCTACCAACAGATGTTTTCCATTAATATTCAAAGTTTCATATTAGagcaattatatttttttattgtaaccctcccgttttgccaaataatatcaccacaatattagaaacagctctCAGTGCATCGTCTATTAAATTGTGTACCTAATTAAGTGTCCGGGGATATGACACAACAAAAAGTGCCGTGTTcttaaagtgtgtgtgtttctttgcGTGTTCAAGGCTCACACACCTGCCTGACATGTCTGTTGCAGTATCGCTCGCTACCTTGGATCTGAGTTTCAACTGTCTATCAGGTAATTGAGCttcagcaccaaaaaaaaaaatggagatgttCTCGGTCCAATATGCCTAATAAGCAAAAAATGGTTTCCTAGATGTGGAGAATGTTTGTCGCGGCCTGCAAGGATGCTGCTCCCTGAATGAGGTGCACCTCGCTGGGAATCCTCTCCAACGGGAGAGTAGCTGGAGGTGAGAAGATGAAAAATCCATCAAGGTGTTATTTCTCACGTTGCCCATATACCCATTTATagtttgcaaaataaaattccCAAATTAATGCAGGACACATTCTGGATTATTTtgggaattatttttattttaaattcccCAAATTCCTATTCCACAGTTTCACACTCATAttaccaaaataaaaagacgttttacattatattttccttttttaagctgattttgatccatcattACAACTTTAAAAAGTTCATCTCGTTCACATTTTACTGACCGACTCTGATTTTAGCTCCAGTCATCATACATTTAATTGAATCCAATGTCATTTTACTTCTGCATCATCTCTTTTGAAGCACAAAAATTAACGTCTGCATTTTTCGATGAGTTTATACGCTAAATATGCTCGTCTATGGGCGTAACTTGGATTCAAGCATTCTGTCATGGCAGCAGATCCAAAACTAGCTAAAGTAAGCTTGAAACTTCTTGCCAAAAAGGCCATTAATGCTTGCCTTAGGGATAATTGCGTTACGGATTTTTGTCTCTAACAGCAAACTCGAGGAGCCAAACACAAGCGGTACGACTTTTCTCGAGGATTGCGATCCCGAGGAGACGTTTTGTGCCTCCCTTTCAAACACTTCCCTGGTGTCTTGATAAAACCTCTCTGACGTTCTTCTGTCCAACCCAACAAAGGATTAAAGAATTACAAAACACTTAACATTAATTGTGACGCAATCTCATGAAAATGCTAATGAGCttctgttaccatgacaaccaggaTGCAGCTAGGGCGTTGTGATGAGGCGAGCTGTTACCGCGTTATTTGTGAATTTTTGCTGTGCAAATAAAAAGTAGATTTTCCATAACATGACCCCTTTAAATTGTGCTCGCCCCCTTTGCCATGAACTCAACGTGACCCCCGGCGGTGCCTAAAAGTGGAATTTACACTCTGTATTTCCACTCGCCTCGTCTTTTATCCGGAGCCAGTTAAAACAGCGACAAGCGTTGGAAATCTCATCGCCCCTGAAGAAAACACCCATCCCGATAAATTTAGCTTCCACCTTCTCTGTCGGCTTTCTGGAGGAAAGTCGTTTGTGAAATATGGGAAGAGGGAGGATGTGGATGATATGCAGGAGTGCGCCAAAGTCTTAGATGTGTTGTTTTAACAACGCTATGCTAAGTAGGCAGGCTATCACTCAGGAAAGCTCCGACCTCCtgggaaagaggaaaaaaaaaatatttgttatcTGTTTGTTAGCTATTTTGCGGTTCACGGAGAACGGCAAACTGATGGCCGCTACCGTTAGCATTCGTTAGCATCATTGTAGGCGAAGCATTTTGTATTTCTTATTGTGAAAATGAGAAGAAATAATgaggatgagattttttttttgtttgtttttccgttTTCTAACAGACCGGCTCACTTCAAATGATCTCATATGAGGTCGGAgagggttttatttatttagatttgCTGCTAGGTTTTGAAGAGTGCCAGACAACATGCCCGCAGGCACGCAACAGAATCCTCATCGCAAAAACACGGTCAGACCGTGGCAAACGACAGCGAGCTGTCAATCACAACCACAGAGGAAgttctttggaaaaaaaaaaaaagaccttgtgTTTAATGTTGTTGAACAGAAAGCAGCCTTTAGCAAAAATGTTAAGATCTCCTTTGAGATGTTGGCAGACTGATGTTAACCGATGTCAAAAATCTAAAGTGCTTTTGGGTTGACTGCGAGGAATAAAAATTTGAAGAAGGTTGACATAAAATTGGGCCGCCTAGTATGCAGAAATTAAACCAACATATTTTTCCACAAAacgtttgaatatttttttaattaaagaccTGGAGTGGCTGTTTTAAATATCGCGTTTCCTGATTGGGTAATTTTTTTCTGACTTAAATTTCCACAAAAACTCAAAAGCTGCCTCTCACGTTCGCCGGTTTATCGTATGTTACTCTGAGAATTTATCGTGTTTTAAAAAACTTTGTAGCCCAAGGGTGTGTTTTTCTTAAATTGTATTATCATTGACGTTCCCTAGCGTCCCGCAGACTTTCCATCTTCACATATTCCCACATTTGCACGGCCCGGAAAAGTCTGTTTCTCCGGCAGATAGTTGGGATTCCTCCGCTCGAACATCCTTAGCCTCGGGCCGCCATTTCGTGCGCCCCCGCGACCATTCAGACTGCCGCTCAGCGGGTCGCTTGCCCTCACGAGGCCCCGATACTTAACTAACAACACTTGTTAGACTTTTTTTACAAGCCCAGGACtactttttgtgtgcgtgtcatTACCATGATCGTAAAACAAActgactataaaaaaaaaaaagacgaactGGCAGATTATTGTGAAAGTTATTAATGATTGGAATGGCTTCTAGGAGATAACCAAGTTGTCCTTTGCTGTCAGATGCACTCTACAGGCAGCAGTGTCCAGTCTGAAGATCATCGACGGGACGGATTCAGACTTCCTCCCGACAGGCTCGGCTGTTGCTAGGCAGATCGACTCTGCCTCCGACGGTCTTCTCAGCTTGATCCGGACGCAACTCGAGCAGATTTTCGATTTACAACGGCAGCACATCGAGCAACTCAGGTAGATGCTAAATAATTTGAAGGAGCAttgccaaaatgtttcttttggggggaaattcaaTCCATAAAAGTCtagtggtatcggtacttggtatcggtactGGTGACTTCTCAAGGATTTTCTTCTGGTATCAGCCTGAAAAAAGTGATTCTAACATTCCTAATTATTGAGTTAACTCAATTCCAATCTTCACTTCCTTCTTGGCACTGAGTAGaaacatttcattttgatttttagTGCCAGGAAGTCTGAAAGCGATCATTTTCTAGCTGACCTTACCAGGTAATGGAGTAGCGCAGCAAGCGTGTGGTACAAAAGATAGCTTATCTTTTAAGTCCCTGTCTTGAGAGACCCGCGAGCCGGCCAGGAATGTCAGGACTACCTTCTTGTTATGTCTGATGCACAGGGTGTAGCGAGCCTTGAGACAACGTTCATCTATTTTCACAAGGCCTTCCATGTCGCCGGCCCGCGGTGCTTCTCGGACCACCAAGGCTTTAAAAACGCCGGTCAACTTTCCACCCGTCTCGGTGACCCGTCCAAATTACGACGCACAAAGGATAAAACGCGGCGTCGGCGACTCTCGTAGGTCACGCCGAGGACCGCCGTGGCTTGAGGGAGAGCCGCTAGCGTGGCTCACCCCTCACAGTTGGCCCTCGACTCCCCTCTGGCCACTGGACAATGAGCCAGTTTGTGGTCATACAGGGAACAGCGCCGCCATTTAACCTCTGGCCTGACCCGGTGTCACCGCGAGGCTTAGACGAGGTTGGGCGCTTTGCCCACACGCCCGTCCTGTAAAGGTGGAGGAACCATGTGGTCTGGCAGGGGTACAGTTTCACAACTTTACCCAACAGGACGTAGGATGAAAGAGAGCCTGCAGACAATATCACTTTTACTTTTAATAGTTGGTGCACACAAGACTGCTGCAAAGTGGTCCAATATGTTGGAGcgatactttaaaaaaatacagtgaGGACGTGTAAACCAAGAAGGCGGAAGGTTCACTAAAAGGCTgttgcgagaaaaaaaaaaaaaaatagaccaaTGGTTCCGATTCAAATTTTGGTGCCCATATCGTGAGCATCCCCCGTACCAATCGTGAGTCATTAAATAttattgttttgattttggGCTCTTATCAGTTTTCCTGTTACGATGACAACCCGATTTCATCTCCATCGATGAAGCTGCTGTTGGGGGCTAATACTTTCCCAACACTCCACTTTCCACTGTACTCCTCGAAATATTTCACCTCTTAAGACCAGTTTTATGTGTGAACCCCCAGTGAAACAGTGTCTCATTCTCGGAGTGACCCTGGAGTGAACCAGCAGGTAAAAGAAGGAAGGTCACAGGGGTCGCATCCCTTTGGACCTCCAGACTCTTCTCCCTCTATGTCCCACTGTGAGGGGAAGAGGCAGATCTTTGTGGAGCGGGACTTGGTCTACAGGTTATCCTAGAAGAAGCCCTCAGGCTAGAGGAGcgaaagaggagggggggggtcagGAACATGCTGCTAATAGATTCATTAAGTTTTCATTGAGGTGCCTTTGTAGCCACTAAATCCCCTCAATGAAAGAGTTTCTCACACACATACTTGGAGGTCCACGATTAAGTGTGTGGAGGCCGATGTTAGTCGTGATGACGTCATTCGTACGTAAGTGAGACCACGCTGGAGACTAGGGGTCGCCAATGTATTCCAAAGATTCGCTgacctgttctaaaaatagatcACCAGTGAGatgcctctatttttttttcgctGTTTTGCCATCCTTTTTTAAAATCAACCCGGTGTAAAAGTTTTCATTTACGCTGTTTATATAATAAATCCATCATGATGGACTGTATGTTCTTATTGATGTTTCTTCATGCAGTCATGCTGAAGAAGCTTCGCACCCGCTGGACGCCATCAAAATTTCCTGCGGGCATTTCGCGGAAGCTTTCCACCTGGCTGAGGAGCAGCGACGCTCCCTCGAGGATACCCACGACAGGCAAACGTCTCCCTTGGATGAAACTCAGGGTTCGCCCGTTGCCACCACAAGGTCTTTTGCGTCAGAAGATGAAGGCAGTCTCAATTCCGAGGCGGCAAGGAGCATCATGGCCCGGCACCGTGCGGCAACCATCATCCAGGTAATCATTTTGGTCTAAATTTTCTTTGTCACCTTCCTCCATTTATTATGAAAATGAATTATTAAATGAAGTATTATATTTATCACAATTTCATTTTCAATGTAGATCACCTGTAAACATGTTTTTCACTAGTTTGTGATGTCAAGGGCCTCGTACGTGCCGTGTAGCCTCGTTGCGCTAATCCTCCACAGGGCTCTTCTTGCAAAACGTGTGCAATTCAACACTTCCTGCAAATCTATTTTTCAACACGAACATATGTCAAATGAGGCCTTTGAGGTTcacgattgtgtgtgtgtgtctgtacatGTGTGTGCAAATAATAGAAAAGTTAAAAGTTTCTAAGTAGTTTCTCAGGGTGACTAAAATAATTGTCATTGTTTTGAGAAATATTACATTTATGAATTAAAAGGTTTGCACAAGAACATTTTGCAAGGCATGTGTGCGTTCATTTGTTGGGAAGGTACGTAGTGATTTATCAAATTCCAAAGAAGTGTGGTAGTCGGAGTCCCTCCTGTTCTCACTCCAATTCCCATGGGGACGCTTGAATTTAGAGGCACACTGGAGCTCCATTTGTCTTGGAGCAACCCGAAGTCACGGAGAGTtcagggggaggaaaaaaaatttaGGTTAACATGTTTTGTCTTTGGAATGGCCTAGCGAACGGTATTTTAGCGCTGTGAATCATGGagcgttttaaaaaaaacagttttgtgtgtgttccgcATCCAGGCACGATGGAGAGGCCTCACCTTGAGGAGGAGGCTGGCGGCCGCACTTGCCGCCGTCACGGCCCTGCAAAGTGACGACGATGCTTTTGAGGTGGTGGACGCGGAGGAGTTTGTCCTGGATGAGGTGTGTAACTAAAACAGCCTCAACAAAACTGTCCAATCCCACTCGCGATTAGTTATTTCAATCCCTTAATTATTCTTCCATCTGACAAATTAATATAGCTGAACCACAAGTACGGTGGCCTTAAAGGGTCAAGGGTGCATCGTTATTTGAATCTGTCAAAAGtcaacaggatttttttttttacctcctccCTGGTAAACATTTTGATTCTAAAATAATGTTATGCTAGTTTAAAATTTTATCACAGAGAATGTCGTTTTGAGTGGAAAGAGAAATTTAATTCATCGTTTTGTgatgatttgattcatattttttttttgtctatatcAAAAAGGCAATTCTGGACCAAGGCTGGACTTTATATGAAGATGCTCCTGCTAGAAGTTACTCAGCATCCAAACAGCAGTTGCTTAATGAGGTaaggttatatatatatatatatataaggccTTAATATTGATCCCCGATACTCTCACAATTCTTTTCTTGTGTCGAAGTATTCTCAACGGCGTGATTGGCTGTCCCTTTGTCATGTCTCTTATCGCCCCCTCAGGGGATTTCTTTTGCAACTGTCGCTGATTGATCTTCTGGAAAAACAtgccgtctttttttttcttctcaaggcctgatgtcatttttcacatagCTGTGTTTTCTCTGCCTTCATTTACCTCCCGTTGGATCTTTTCTTTGGCCAGCCGGCTCGCTTGTGCTGTACATCATGTGAGCCGTTTGGGTTCGGCTGAAACGGCCCAGCTGCTTTCGCGGCCCGGCTGGAGTAAGAATTGTTTGCATTCTAGCTCCCCGACTTTTATACGCAACATTCCCCGAGGCTTCTACCACCTCTGCCCACACGGAGGCATACGCAAGCCTGGGAAGTCAAAGAAAGTGAGGACAAGATGGTTTCACCACACAGCTCCAATAGGTAAGATGGGCAACTGCTAGCTAGCAAGCTGCAATGCCAGAAGCTAACGTTGACATCACCGCTCATGACCTCTGACTATCATCTTTGGAATTGGAAATAAGAAATTCATATACTTTTAGGAAAAAGTCTGCATCAACCTCTGTGGCAA harbors:
- the lrriq1 gene encoding leucine-rich repeat and IQ domain-containing protein 1 isoform X4, with translation MSEVLLTSSETEEEDADEEYEEETSEEIPASLLSYFELSRSRAAACEKLVLEDLEYLTALRSTERVTQANVAVVDKDTETINETADTFDDQNEDNSATSGSDVDEQEFSTVPNDSQDVGRSELHLDMERRKREEREFEEELQRIIEMGKLRRKEADMMELKAQEKLERELQLQQERLNDMKQQVEEELKKSKEEQRSLVQRQEEEEKKRKDKERQKRIEENLKEQQREDEKRKEEARKQIEEEERMKEKGRIGTESKPKEEEEITGSKEEKEETKAKREEERRRQEDKRVQEELRMNKEEDKRQKNGNLMEEEQLTRKEEEEDKRKQAERKAKAEEVRRKKIVEVERTRMEEKEEKTNREEEEMRKLEAEVMQIKEELMAKEEEEGGSKKEVHKHMEEVEKRRRVVDQVESTRGETKPREIENEIKKKSEHTEETSQKTEEENKRTKEAVKEKEEEKETKQTEEEARGKKKGDGEMRRKTDDVERMTKRVEQHPEQGEKRTEENEEKEKPNQDERLTIRLSRIEMDRNIQENIHVSIHQNIPKNTQQNICDDIHVNIHDNMHQKDITQNILQNQHENIHQNINENKPHNICKNIQNIHENMQEKIHLNINEDFQSFHENIQENTKENIQGNIHSNIHENTHENIKENIQENIHENNHANITENICLNIQQNIYENIQENIQQSIHENIQENIKENVQENIQPNVHEKIQESIHENIHENIHENIQNSKDNIHENIPENIHQNINENNHGNILENIRPDIHENLHQNSSSQTWLTELMDQSRLSWMKVRIPWSEIQNRSRRRSSVGSRRESRRSARDNDLPPLCPDTLLQAAGRDSLQEVTILVLENFPGCNLSTLSQCVRLQSLTLRRCGLKVLEGINQLAELCYVDVQENDISMVDCENMTGLRVLKMGHNKLTSIHGLSGAENLDVLELSHNSITRIAGLGSLRRLQRLSLDHNQLVSTKGLKDVCTLLHLDCSHNHLVGVESLESNVLLRTLDLTDNSLTEPPALLDHVLLGELHMDDNSLGSLRCLLAASWLPHLHTLTLARNRLTHLPDMSVAVSLATLDLSFNCLSDVENVCRGLQGCCSLNEVHLAGNPLQRESSWRCTLQAAVSSLKIIDGTDSDFLPTGSAVARQIDSASDGLLSLIRTQLEQIFDLQRQHIEQLSHAEEASHPLDAIKISCGHFAEAFHLAEEQRRSLEDTHDRQTSPLDETQGSPVATTRSFASEDEGSLNSEAARSIMARHRAATIIQARWRGLTLRRRLAAALAAVTALQSDDDAFEVVDAEEFVLDEAILDQGWTLYEDAPARSYSASKQQLLNELPDFYTQHSPRLLPPLPTRRHTQAWEVKESEDKMVSPHSSNRKKSASTSVASDSSERSEKILEEWGFTNRHTAELMLRRAQKMKSKRKPTGPSGHLEAWRNQPLTTYQLTVPNRLARRSTSATRVHQSEADLGRVRWDQTREWLRNQNALRHSKSEHFLPDISADAMGVGRRRHLAPVAARTEHQPSGLWTTNGSSDQACGANKNTPGLAVESKQDITAAWRKEERISFRDEPVCRSSGWGGGKKRHKVKH